A region from the Desulfitobacterium dehalogenans ATCC 51507 genome encodes:
- the ileS gene encoding isoleucine--tRNA ligase: MDYRNTLNLPETDFPMRGNLPQREPEILQKWEEEDIYATVQKARAGRPKFVLHDGPPYANGDIHLGHALNKVIKDIIVKYKTMAGFDAPYVPGWDTHGLPIEQQVIKKLGVNRHSVSVVEFRRMCKEYAKKYIGIQREQFKRLGVRGDWKNPYITLEKEYEAAQIGVFGKMARKKYIYKGLKPVYWCPSCETALAEAEIEYAEKTSDAIYVKFPVKEGKGVLTDENTFVIIWTTTPWTLPANLAITLHGEFSYAQVQVEKEHWIVAEGMLESLRSLWQLELPVEKRFVGKELEGVICKHPFIERDSVLILGEHVTLEAGTGCVHTAPGHGEDDFNVGKEYGLPVLCPVDHQGKFTAEGGAYAGMKVDKANPVIIEDLRSLNALVHEDKIKHSYAHCWRCNNPIIYRATEQWFASIDGFRKAALEEIDKVQWIPSWGKDRIYNMVADRGDWCISRQRTWGVPIPIFYCEDCGKEIITDETIAKVQDIFREEGSDAWFARPAAELLPEGFTCPCGGKTFRKETDIMDVWFDSGTSHTSVLMERKELTWPADLYMEGSDQHRGWFNSSLSTAVAAYGKAPYKAVLTHGFLVDEKGRKMSKSLGNGVDPLQVTKEMGADILRLWVCAADYKNDVAVSPRIMKQMSEAYRKIRNTLRFLLSNLNDFDPTKDRVDYKDLPEIDRWALLQLGKVTERVLQGYEKYEFHWVYHTVHNFCAVELSAIYLDIVKDRLYVEGKNSTLRRASQTVLYDVLNALVRLIAPVLTYTADEIWSYVPGVPAGSPIQTEEMPKVDPQWMDEALEQKWETLLAVRSEVTKALEKARQDKLINHPLTAQVDLYPNAKLEGFLRDIPNLSEIFIVSAVQIHSGGEDKPEGVIMAEDLEDFGIAVNSAAGEKCERCWIYDTGVGENQEHPSLCPRCASVVSHL; encoded by the coding sequence ATGGATTACCGGAATACACTGAATTTGCCTGAGACAGACTTCCCCATGCGGGGAAACCTGCCTCAGCGGGAACCGGAAATTTTGCAGAAATGGGAAGAGGAAGATATCTATGCAACGGTGCAAAAAGCCCGGGCAGGACGGCCGAAGTTTGTTCTTCACGATGGCCCTCCTTACGCCAATGGTGATATTCACCTTGGCCATGCTTTGAATAAAGTGATTAAAGATATTATTGTCAAATACAAAACCATGGCGGGTTTCGATGCCCCCTATGTTCCAGGTTGGGATACTCATGGTCTGCCTATCGAGCAGCAGGTGATTAAGAAATTAGGTGTTAATCGCCATTCTGTTTCTGTCGTGGAATTTCGCCGGATGTGTAAAGAGTATGCCAAAAAATACATCGGTATTCAGAGGGAGCAGTTCAAACGGCTAGGTGTCCGGGGAGATTGGAAAAATCCATATATAACTCTGGAAAAAGAGTATGAAGCTGCACAAATCGGAGTCTTTGGCAAAATGGCGCGCAAGAAGTACATCTATAAAGGATTAAAACCGGTGTATTGGTGCCCCTCTTGTGAGACGGCTCTGGCAGAAGCGGAGATCGAATACGCTGAGAAGACTTCCGATGCCATCTATGTCAAGTTCCCTGTTAAGGAAGGGAAAGGGGTTCTTACGGATGAAAACACTTTTGTCATCATCTGGACCACTACTCCTTGGACTTTGCCCGCTAACCTGGCCATCACCTTGCATGGGGAGTTCAGTTATGCTCAGGTTCAAGTGGAGAAGGAGCATTGGATCGTCGCGGAAGGGATGCTGGAGAGCTTGCGTTCCCTTTGGCAGCTTGAGCTCCCTGTGGAAAAGCGTTTCGTAGGCAAAGAGCTGGAAGGTGTTATCTGTAAGCATCCTTTCATTGAGCGGGATTCTGTACTCATTCTGGGTGAACATGTTACCCTGGAAGCAGGAACAGGCTGCGTTCACACCGCTCCCGGACATGGGGAAGATGACTTTAATGTCGGTAAAGAATATGGGCTTCCCGTACTTTGCCCTGTGGATCATCAAGGGAAGTTCACCGCTGAAGGCGGGGCCTATGCGGGCATGAAGGTGGACAAAGCGAACCCGGTTATTATCGAAGATCTAAGAAGTCTCAATGCCTTGGTTCATGAGGATAAAATAAAGCATAGCTATGCCCATTGCTGGCGTTGTAATAACCCCATTATCTATCGGGCCACAGAACAATGGTTTGCTTCCATCGACGGATTCCGCAAAGCGGCCCTCGAGGAAATCGACAAGGTTCAGTGGATTCCTTCCTGGGGCAAGGACCGTATCTATAACATGGTAGCTGACCGGGGAGACTGGTGTATCTCCCGGCAACGGACCTGGGGTGTTCCCATTCCCATTTTCTACTGTGAAGATTGCGGGAAAGAGATCATTACCGATGAGACCATTGCTAAGGTTCAGGATATCTTCCGTGAGGAAGGGTCCGACGCCTGGTTTGCCCGTCCCGCTGCAGAGCTTTTGCCTGAAGGATTCACCTGTCCCTGCGGAGGTAAAACCTTCCGCAAAGAGACAGATATCATGGATGTTTGGTTCGACTCCGGAACCAGCCATACCAGCGTCTTGATGGAACGGAAGGAGCTCACCTGGCCCGCCGACCTGTATATGGAAGGCTCGGACCAACACCGGGGCTGGTTTAATTCTTCCTTGTCCACAGCGGTAGCCGCTTATGGAAAAGCTCCTTATAAGGCAGTTCTAACCCATGGCTTCCTGGTGGACGAAAAAGGACGCAAAATGTCCAAGTCCCTGGGCAATGGAGTGGACCCACTGCAGGTAACTAAGGAGATGGGGGCGGATATCTTAAGACTCTGGGTGTGCGCCGCCGATTATAAGAACGATGTAGCGGTATCACCACGGATTATGAAACAGATGTCCGAAGCCTACCGCAAGATTCGCAACACCTTAAGATTTTTGCTGAGCAACCTTAATGATTTCGATCCGACCAAGGACCGGGTGGATTATAAGGATTTGCCGGAGATTGACCGCTGGGCCTTGCTGCAGCTGGGTAAAGTTACCGAGCGGGTGCTGCAGGGGTATGAAAAATACGAATTCCACTGGGTTTACCATACGGTGCATAACTTCTGTGCCGTAGAACTAAGTGCCATTTATCTGGATATCGTTAAAGACCGTCTTTATGTGGAAGGAAAGAATTCTACCCTGCGCCGTGCTTCCCAGACCGTACTCTATGACGTTCTGAATGCTCTGGTGCGCTTGATTGCACCGGTGCTGACCTATACGGCGGATGAGATCTGGTCTTATGTTCCAGGGGTGCCCGCCGGTTCCCCTATTCAAACTGAGGAAATGCCAAAGGTTGATCCTCAGTGGATGGATGAAGCGCTGGAGCAAAAATGGGAAACCCTGTTGGCGGTTCGCTCAGAAGTAACGAAGGCCTTGGAAAAAGCCCGTCAGGATAAATTGATCAACCATCCTTTGACAGCTCAAGTAGATCTGTATCCCAATGCTAAACTGGAAGGATTCTTAAGAGATATTCCCAATCTGTCGGAAATCTTCATCGTATCAGCAGTTCAAATCCATAGCGGAGGAGAAGATAAACCTGAGGGTGTCATCATGGCAGAAGACTTGGAGGATTTCGGTATAGCTGTGAATTCAGCAGCAGGGGAAAAGTGTGAACGCTGCTGGATTTACGATACGGGTGTTGGAGAGAATCAAGAACATCCTAGTCTATGCCCCCGCTGTGCTTCCGTTGTAAGCCATCTCTAA
- the sigG gene encoding RNA polymerase sporulation sigma factor SigG produces the protein MALNKVEICGVNTSKLPVLSSAKMKELFVAYQSGEKEAREKLIYGNLRLVLSVIQRFTNRGEYVDDLFQVGCIGLMKAIDNFDLSQNVKFSTYAVPMIIGEIRRYLRDNNPIRVSRSLRDIAYKALQVRDQLVNECSREPTVSEIAAKLTLPREEVIFALDAIQEPISLFEPIYHDGGDPIFVMDQIGDEKHSDNSWLEGIAVREALRRLSEREKLILSLRFFHGKTQMEVADEIGISQAQVSRLEKAALGHMRKYV, from the coding sequence ATGGCTTTAAACAAAGTAGAAATCTGTGGAGTGAACACCTCAAAATTGCCTGTTCTTAGTAGCGCAAAAATGAAGGAATTGTTTGTTGCCTATCAAAGCGGGGAAAAAGAAGCTCGGGAGAAGTTGATTTATGGTAATTTAAGATTGGTTCTCAGTGTGATTCAGAGATTCACCAATCGCGGAGAGTATGTGGATGATCTCTTTCAGGTAGGTTGTATCGGTTTGATGAAGGCTATTGATAATTTTGATCTAAGCCAGAATGTCAAGTTCTCGACCTACGCTGTCCCGATGATTATCGGAGAGATTCGCAGGTATTTAAGGGACAATAACCCGATTCGGGTCAGCCGCTCCCTTAGGGATATCGCTTATAAGGCGCTCCAAGTCCGGGATCAGCTGGTTAATGAGTGTTCCCGGGAACCAACGGTGTCGGAAATTGCGGCTAAACTCACTCTTCCCCGGGAAGAAGTGATTTTTGCTCTGGATGCTATTCAGGAACCCATCTCTCTGTTCGAGCCCATCTATCATGATGGGGGAGATCCCATTTTCGTGATGGACCAGATCGGGGATGAGAAGCACTCCGATAACAGTTGGCTGGAGGGAATTGCCGTACGGGAAGCCCTGCGGCGTCTGAGTGAACGGGAGAAACTTATTTTGTCTCTGCGCTTTTTCCATGGCAAGACTCAGATGGAAGTAGCCGATGAGATCGGGATATCTCAAGCCCAGGTTTCCCGTTTGGAGAAGGCGGCTCTGGGGCATATGCGCAAGTATGTCTGA
- a CDS encoding YlmC/YmxH family sporulation protein, whose product MRISELRLLDIVNIKDGRRLGPIKDLDLDLERGSIKGIVVQGASRSWGFFGGRTEDILVPWERVKKIGVDVILVDATDLPEFNSLVDDRR is encoded by the coding sequence ATGCGGATCTCTGAGCTGCGCTTACTGGATATAGTTAATATTAAAGACGGTCGCCGGTTAGGTCCTATTAAAGACCTGGATCTGGACCTTGAACGCGGTTCCATTAAAGGGATCGTAGTGCAGGGCGCCTCCCGGAGCTGGGGTTTCTTTGGGGGACGGACGGAGGATATCCTTGTTCCCTGGGAGCGGGTTAAAAAAATCGGGGTGGATGTCATTTTAGTGGATGCGACGGATTTGCCGGAGTTCAATTCCCTGGTGGACGACCGTCGGTAA
- a CDS encoding YggS family pyridoxal phosphate-dependent enzyme gives MDIFGNLSAVQQRIHQAAVKSGRDPSAIKLLAVSKTMSVGTVEKAYEAGQRFFAENRVQEWQDKVIQLPKDCEWHLIGRLQTNKVKYLDERVTLIHSLDRLSLLETLESQGAQRNIVWPTLVQVNIARDSQKAGLLEEEVEDFLTEAAGYKHIRVYGLMTIGALNASPEDTQGFFRQLRLLKERLEKKTLPHVNLKELSMGMSQDFEWAIQEGSTIIRVGRQIFGERIDTTNEYIKGGR, from the coding sequence ATGGATATATTTGGAAATCTATCTGCTGTACAGCAGAGGATTCATCAGGCTGCCGTGAAAAGCGGCCGGGATCCATCCGCAATAAAACTACTGGCAGTAAGTAAAACGATGAGCGTCGGGACAGTTGAAAAGGCGTATGAAGCAGGACAGCGGTTTTTCGCCGAGAACAGAGTTCAAGAGTGGCAGGATAAGGTAATACAACTTCCGAAGGATTGTGAATGGCATTTAATCGGACGTTTGCAAACCAATAAGGTAAAGTATCTTGACGAGAGGGTCACCCTTATTCACTCCCTGGACAGGCTTAGCCTGTTAGAAACTCTGGAAAGTCAAGGAGCTCAGCGGAATATTGTCTGGCCCACACTTGTCCAGGTTAATATTGCCCGGGACTCCCAAAAGGCAGGATTGCTGGAAGAGGAAGTGGAGGATTTCCTGACGGAGGCAGCAGGCTATAAGCATATTCGGGTGTATGGATTGATGACCATCGGGGCATTAAATGCTTCACCTGAGGACACTCAAGGCTTTTTCCGGCAACTTCGTCTGCTCAAGGAGCGGCTGGAGAAGAAGACCCTGCCTCATGTGAACCTCAAAGAACTATCCATGGGGATGAGTCAGGATTTTGAGTGGGCCATTCAAGAAGGGTCCACTATAATCCGGGTAGGAAGACAAATCTTTGGAGAACGAATAGATACCACCAATGAGTATATTAAAGGAGGTCGATGA
- a CDS encoding YggT family protein, translated as MIIILFVYQVTDTVLMILMYAIILRALLSWIPNLPYNAFVRMLYDITEPLLKPFRRFQFGGGGFSIDISPILAYFAIMIIRSALLPGLFRLLMMR; from the coding sequence GTGATTATTATACTTTTCGTTTATCAAGTCACGGATACGGTTCTGATGATCCTTATGTACGCTATTATTCTGCGTGCTTTGTTATCCTGGATTCCCAATTTGCCCTATAATGCTTTTGTGCGTATGCTCTACGATATTACGGAGCCGCTGTTAAAGCCCTTTCGGCGTTTTCAGTTCGGGGGGGGAGGCTTCTCCATCGATATTTCGCCGATTCTTGCCTATTTTGCGATCATGATTATTCGCTCCGCTCTGCTGCCGGGATTATTCAGACTTTTAATGATGAGGTAG
- the pgeF gene encoding peptidoglycan editing factor PgeF, which produces MTWSWRQGKGLTYLTIPCWEAEGIQIGFSTRWGGVSLSPYASLNLGLHVGDAPDKVQINRDLWFKEWDVHPSQVAVGEQVHGTRIHQVKEEDGGRGSESLDSAIVGVDGLYTMCHTGLMAFFADCVPVFFYHPRLQSVGIAHAGWKGTSRKIVGQILEEFQRLGGEPDETWAAIGPSIGPCCYEVDERVIDEFAKNFTQMPFIRPGRSGHALLDIKAANEMVLREAGIPRERLWIARECTACHTDSFFSHRLEGPHTGRMAGWIRRLPKREE; this is translated from the coding sequence ATGACTTGGAGTTGGCGTCAGGGAAAAGGCCTAACCTATCTTACCATTCCCTGCTGGGAAGCGGAGGGGATTCAGATTGGGTTTTCTACACGCTGGGGAGGGGTAAGCTTATCACCCTATGCCAGCCTGAACCTGGGGCTCCATGTTGGGGATGCTCCCGATAAAGTACAGATCAATCGTGATTTATGGTTTAAGGAATGGGATGTTCATCCATCCCAGGTTGCTGTTGGGGAACAAGTCCATGGAACCAGGATTCACCAGGTTAAAGAAGAGGACGGGGGACGAGGAAGCGAGTCCCTGGATAGCGCGATTGTCGGGGTCGATGGATTGTACACGATGTGCCATACCGGCCTGATGGCCTTTTTTGCGGACTGCGTTCCTGTGTTCTTTTACCATCCCCGCCTTCAATCTGTAGGAATTGCTCATGCCGGATGGAAAGGAACTTCGAGGAAGATCGTTGGTCAGATCCTGGAGGAATTTCAACGCCTGGGAGGGGAACCCGATGAGACTTGGGCAGCTATCGGACCAAGTATTGGGCCCTGCTGTTATGAAGTGGATGAACGGGTTATTGACGAGTTTGCCAAAAACTTTACCCAGATGCCTTTTATAAGACCAGGCAGAAGTGGACATGCACTACTGGACATAAAGGCTGCCAATGAGATGGTATTGAGGGAAGCGGGGATACCCCGGGAAAGGCTATGGATAGCCCGGGAGTGTACAGCATGTCATACGGACTCTTTCTTTTCTCATCGCCTTGAGGGTCCACATACAGGACGGATGGCAGGTTGGATTCGCCGGTTACCGAAAAGGGAGGAATAA
- a CDS encoding sensor histidine kinase: protein MKIKWLVLGLYLLVNSLSILLFWLGAQVQTGIRMDIDVLAIVLAILLPGGIIFFFASQFERRIRKINDAIAGILQEEFRPAHHPEDSDELGTLSRAITNLGQQVNLSMLNNRQEAQKIQAILAGMQEGVISLDHVGRIVLLNRAAERLFGREQEAVRDKHFSELYGFEELEDLVTQALEKGISGQIELVTDSKLIIRAQVSPITGEKVRSQGAVIVCYDITEIRRLELLRTEFVGNVSHELRTPLTSIKGFVETLLDGASDVPHLRERFLNIIHKETLRLQRLVDELLTLSRIENQRQDSGQGMSKVQEAYEKIRPVIEPYAEAKKIELEIKIPRDLPEVGIGIDLLSQVLLNLMENAVKYTVKGKVWLHAFHDDGKILLEFGDTGCGIPEGDLPRIFERFYRVDKARSREQGGTGLGLSIVKHIVEGVKGKITVASELGSGSVFICELPTGNGEKKNEEESKEGNL from the coding sequence ATGAAGATTAAGTGGCTTGTGTTAGGTCTTTATCTGTTGGTTAATTCCCTTTCAATACTGCTTTTCTGGCTGGGTGCTCAAGTACAAACAGGGATTCGTATGGATATCGATGTTTTGGCGATAGTTTTGGCGATTCTTCTCCCCGGGGGAATAATTTTCTTCTTTGCTTCCCAATTTGAAAGGCGAATCCGAAAAATTAATGATGCGATTGCAGGGATTCTTCAAGAGGAGTTTCGGCCGGCCCATCATCCAGAGGATTCCGATGAATTAGGAACCCTATCGAGAGCGATTACTAACTTGGGTCAGCAAGTCAATCTCAGCATGTTGAACAATCGACAAGAAGCTCAGAAGATCCAGGCCATTCTTGCCGGTATGCAGGAAGGAGTTATTTCCCTGGACCATGTGGGACGTATTGTATTGCTCAATCGTGCGGCCGAAAGGCTTTTCGGCAGAGAGCAGGAGGCTGTCCGGGATAAACACTTTAGTGAATTATACGGGTTTGAGGAGCTGGAAGACCTTGTGACTCAAGCTTTGGAAAAGGGTATCTCCGGCCAAATCGAGCTGGTTACCGATTCCAAGCTTATTATTCGGGCACAGGTCAGTCCTATAACCGGAGAGAAGGTCCGCTCTCAGGGGGCAGTGATTGTGTGCTATGACATTACGGAAATTCGCCGCCTGGAGCTGCTTCGGACGGAGTTTGTCGGTAATGTATCCCATGAGCTGAGAACCCCTTTAACCTCGATTAAGGGCTTTGTAGAAACTCTGCTGGATGGGGCGTCGGACGTGCCTCACTTGCGGGAGCGTTTTTTAAATATCATCCATAAGGAGACGTTGCGCTTACAGCGATTGGTGGATGAGTTGCTCACTCTTTCCCGAATCGAAAATCAACGACAGGACTCGGGTCAGGGCATGAGCAAAGTCCAAGAGGCTTATGAGAAGATACGTCCGGTGATTGAGCCTTATGCTGAGGCCAAAAAAATCGAGCTGGAAATTAAAATCCCCAGAGATCTGCCGGAAGTTGGTATAGGAATAGATTTATTAAGCCAGGTACTTCTCAACCTTATGGAAAATGCTGTAAAATATACAGTGAAAGGAAAAGTGTGGTTACATGCTTTTCATGATGACGGAAAGATTTTATTAGAATTCGGCGATACAGGATGTGGGATTCCAGAAGGGGACCTGCCCCGGATCTTTGAACGCTTTTACCGAGTGGATAAGGCCCGCTCCCGGGAACAAGGGGGAACAGGGCTGGGCTTAAGTATCGTCAAGCATATCGTCGAAGGAGTCAAAGGAAAAATTACGGTGGCCTCTGAACTGGGGTCAGGCTCGGTATTTATCTGCGAATTACCAACGGGAAATGGAGAGAAAAAGAATGAAGAGGAGTCCAAGGAGGGGAATTTATAA
- a CDS encoding DivIVA domain-containing protein — protein MALTPIDIQNKEFRKGVRGYNTEEVNKFLESVSKEFEGVYAENFELRDKVQRLEAELKQYRQLESTLQQTMVLAQQTADDVKQAARHEAELLVKEAEQEKAKRMNEAQKKLDQVNEEIEGLQKRREMIRTQLKSFLLAQLDLAEAFEKDRVS, from the coding sequence ATGGCATTAACTCCCATCGATATTCAAAATAAAGAGTTCCGCAAAGGGGTTCGCGGCTATAACACCGAGGAAGTGAATAAGTTCTTAGAAAGCGTCAGTAAAGAATTCGAGGGAGTCTATGCTGAGAATTTTGAGCTGAGAGACAAAGTTCAGCGTCTGGAAGCGGAGTTAAAGCAGTATAGGCAGTTGGAGTCCACTTTGCAGCAAACCATGGTGTTGGCTCAACAGACTGCCGATGATGTGAAGCAAGCGGCACGGCATGAGGCTGAGCTCCTCGTGAAGGAAGCTGAACAAGAGAAAGCTAAGCGCATGAACGAGGCTCAGAAGAAGCTTGATCAAGTGAACGAGGAGATTGAAGGGCTACAAAAGCGCCGGGAAATGATACGCACCCAATTGAAATCCTTTTTGCTCGCCCAACTTGACTTAGCGGAAGCTTTTGAAAAAGATCGTGTTTCTTGA
- a CDS encoding HlyD family efflux transporter periplasmic adaptor subunit: MKRSPRRGIYKVIRVFGVGVFLLLLLGSLGWVYRSSFLTGSLKVDIARQGSIEHLQTVSAVFANEEVLLKAPGAGTPEFLVKEGERVRKGDLIARIQSGGLALGQETSPSAHPIYAPSGGIVFSVIDGLETYLTPENLLAMDVGKILQPTQDLSTAQEDQEVQPPQNSGNVAAGRVIGKIVNNLKPTVAVIKVDPDEYEVGKSIKLIINDQSYNAKILRLLDEPHGLVVQFNQYINGTSRQRLQDISLVQRPPVSGVLIPKSSLWIKGEEQGVYIVKEGAIQYRKVKILDQNDQVICVENLPHGIPVITNPRMGIDGLIMNLKNVSQS; the protein is encoded by the coding sequence ATGAAGAGGAGTCCAAGGAGGGGAATTTATAAGGTTATTCGAGTGTTTGGCGTAGGAGTTTTTCTTCTTCTTCTCCTAGGTTCTCTAGGATGGGTTTACCGTTCCAGCTTCCTAACGGGATCACTTAAGGTTGATATAGCAAGGCAGGGGAGTATTGAACATCTCCAGACCGTTTCAGCAGTTTTTGCTAATGAAGAGGTCTTGCTTAAAGCGCCTGGTGCAGGAACACCGGAGTTTTTGGTTAAGGAAGGGGAAAGAGTACGCAAGGGAGACCTTATCGCCAGAATTCAGTCCGGAGGGCTGGCATTGGGACAGGAGACCTCTCCTTCCGCTCATCCCATCTATGCACCCAGTGGTGGGATTGTATTTTCCGTGATTGATGGCTTGGAAACTTATTTGACACCGGAAAATCTGTTGGCTATGGATGTGGGTAAAATTCTTCAACCAACCCAGGATTTATCCACAGCTCAGGAAGACCAGGAGGTACAACCCCCTCAGAACAGCGGCAACGTTGCAGCAGGGAGAGTCATCGGTAAGATCGTCAATAATCTCAAGCCTACAGTGGCGGTGATTAAGGTTGATCCAGATGAGTATGAGGTGGGGAAGAGCATTAAGTTGATCATCAATGATCAGAGCTACAATGCTAAGATTTTGCGGCTCTTGGATGAACCCCATGGTTTGGTTGTCCAATTTAACCAATATATCAATGGGACCAGCCGACAGAGGCTTCAGGATATTTCCCTTGTACAAAGGCCCCCAGTCAGCGGAGTGCTTATTCCTAAGAGCAGTTTATGGATTAAAGGGGAAGAGCAAGGGGTCTATATCGTTAAGGAAGGGGCAATTCAGTACCGTAAGGTAAAAATCCTGGACCAAAACGACCAGGTCATTTGTGTTGAGAACTTGCCCCATGGAATTCCCGTCATCACCAATCCCCGGATGGGGATAGACGGGTTAATCATGAATCTAAAAAATGTTTCTCAATCCTGA
- a CDS encoding cell division protein SepF, whose amino-acid sequence MAKLFDKVIGIMGFADEDYEDDYFEEEEEKEEIREETRGSGSRKGAQVVSIHTQKQIKVVVIEPQAFEDSQNIADQLKNRRPVIVNLENAERNLAKRIVDFVSGATYALGGNMQKVGNGIFLFVPNNVDISGEMKDDFKEKGFFWSLTK is encoded by the coding sequence ATGGCTAAGTTATTTGACAAAGTTATTGGTATTATGGGTTTCGCGGATGAAGACTATGAGGACGATTATTTCGAAGAAGAAGAGGAGAAGGAAGAGATTCGCGAAGAGACCAGAGGGAGCGGCAGCCGCAAAGGAGCCCAGGTGGTCAGTATTCATACTCAAAAACAAATCAAAGTGGTGGTCATAGAACCCCAGGCTTTTGAAGACTCTCAAAACATCGCCGATCAATTAAAGAACCGCCGTCCAGTTATCGTCAACCTGGAAAATGCCGAGCGCAATTTGGCCAAGCGGATTGTGGATTTTGTCAGCGGTGCTACTTATGCTTTAGGTGGTAATATGCAAAAAGTCGGCAATGGCATCTTTCTCTTTGTGCCCAACAATGTGGATATCTCCGGAGAGATGAAAGATGATTTTAAAGAGAAGGGCTTCTTCTGGTCTCTCACAAAATAA
- a CDS encoding RNA-binding protein, translating into MGYGIDRSVLSFWTEKEKKLEGAHLLDLCNEALKKAKPVWTPFLGQALGNWLEGILRREGLAFRPEGGFPDSERVRFLIGEDADVLDNIPSEIRTLRATPVDPRGKLEHRQVLGSLIGLGLKREVVGDIRFTEHSCLVAVAQDISDFLLSQWDKAGRERIRVEAVEGDVEVSVEQGKERRITAASSRIDAVASSGFNVSRTVLQELIQQGKVKRNDLLVSKADMEVKPGDILSCRGYGRMRLIEFQETRKGRIAWNIILYTPHKH; encoded by the coding sequence ATGGGATATGGTATTGATCGCAGTGTCCTGAGTTTTTGGACAGAAAAGGAGAAAAAGCTGGAAGGGGCTCATTTGCTGGATTTGTGCAATGAGGCTCTGAAAAAGGCAAAGCCGGTATGGACTCCTTTTCTCGGACAGGCTTTGGGCAATTGGCTGGAGGGGATTCTGCGGCGGGAAGGTCTTGCTTTTCGACCGGAGGGTGGCTTTCCCGATTCAGAAAGAGTGCGGTTTCTCATCGGAGAGGATGCTGATGTCCTGGATAACATCCCCAGTGAGATCCGGACTTTGCGGGCGACCCCGGTTGATCCCCGGGGCAAGCTTGAACATCGGCAGGTTTTAGGTTCATTAATAGGTTTGGGCCTGAAACGGGAAGTTGTCGGGGATATACGTTTCACTGAACACAGTTGCCTTGTTGCCGTTGCCCAAGATATTTCCGATTTTCTTCTTAGCCAATGGGATAAGGCGGGAAGGGAACGGATTCGTGTGGAGGCCGTGGAGGGAGATGTAGAGGTTTCGGTGGAACAGGGGAAAGAGCGGCGTATTACAGCCGCATCTTCTCGTATTGATGCGGTGGCTTCCAGCGGTTTTAATGTTTCCCGCACTGTGCTTCAGGAGCTTATTCAACAGGGGAAAGTTAAACGGAATGATCTGCTGGTTTCCAAAGCTGATATGGAAGTGAAGCCTGGGGATATTCTATCCTGCCGCGGTTATGGCCGTATGCGTTTAATCGAGTTTCAAGAGACCCGCAAGGGGAGAATTGCATGGAACATCATACTTTATACACCTCATAAGCACTAA
- a CDS encoding response regulator, protein MAVILVVDDEEPIQELLKFNLEKEGYQVLIASDGSEALHILEEKQPELLVLDIMLPGISGLEVLNQIRKMPRFADLPVIMLTAKGEEIDKVLGLEIGADDYITKPFSPRELVARIRARLRRIKPSEENNDIVRQDLHIDLDRFRVSVRGQHIELTPKEFELLRVLAAYPGKVYTRDELLERIWGYEYAGDTRTVDVHVRHLRLKIEKDPSNPEYIETLRGIGYRLKG, encoded by the coding sequence GTGGCCGTAATTTTGGTGGTTGATGATGAAGAACCAATTCAAGAACTACTTAAATTTAACCTTGAAAAAGAAGGCTACCAGGTATTGATCGCTTCGGACGGTTCTGAAGCATTACATATCCTTGAGGAGAAACAACCGGAGCTTTTAGTCCTTGATATTATGCTTCCTGGCATAAGCGGTCTTGAGGTATTGAATCAAATCCGCAAGATGCCCAGATTTGCCGATCTGCCGGTCATTATGCTGACAGCAAAAGGGGAAGAGATAGATAAAGTATTGGGGCTGGAGATCGGAGCCGATGATTATATTACGAAACCCTTTAGCCCGCGGGAGCTCGTGGCAAGAATCCGGGCAAGGCTGCGGCGGATAAAGCCTTCCGAAGAGAACAACGATATCGTTCGGCAGGATCTGCATATTGATTTGGACCGTTTTCGAGTATCCGTTCGAGGACAGCACATAGAATTAACTCCGAAAGAATTTGAATTACTGCGTGTCCTGGCGGCCTATCCTGGGAAAGTCTACACCCGGGATGAGCTTCTTGAACGAATTTGGGGATATGAATATGCTGGAGATACGCGAACAGTGGATGTCCATGTGCGGCATCTCAGACTAAAAATCGAAAAAGACCCTTCTAATCCTGAATATATCGAAACATTGCGCGGTATTGGGTATCGTTTGAAAGGATAG